The genomic stretch TGCAGGATACTTTGTCAACAATAtaaaaaaatatctaaaaaatATCGTCCTTATCCAAATACCAAGTAACAAAACCCCCACAAAATATCGCAGTATTTAACGGGATATAGTATAATATAAACCATCATCATTATGCAGCCTTATCGTTAACACTATTTCTCTCCGTTTTTCTGAAATTACCTTTTCACAACAATGAATTCATCATCGCTACTTCGTCCTTCTCCTCCTCCTCTTCTTTTTCATCGCAACCGTTTCGTTATTTCTTCTTCATCTAGAAACCAATCTTACATCCCTAAACTCGAACCTTTTAGCCGATCCAAAATCGACAGAGTCGCTAAAAGCCTCCCTATCATTGAAAAATCTGAAAAAGATCTCTCCGGTGAGTTCCCTCCCtcccttgttttttttttcatgttTATTTTCCTCATTTGATTTTAAGATTTTAATTTatacttttaattttgttttgcAGATTATTGTTCTACACTTGAAGGTGATGAATGTTATAGTTGCTGGCAGGCTTATTTTGAGCTCAAAGATCTTCAAGTATGTTTTCTCTTCCACCCTTATTATTCATcacttttatttttttatttgttagGTAAAACATTGAAAGATTTGATGTTTTACAGAAGGAGTCACCGAGAGGAGATATAGAGAGGTTAATTATTCAGATTGGTGGTGTAAAATCCTTGATAGGATGTTTACATGGAATTGCTGCAATTCATAAATCGAAGAAGAATGGATCAAATTTGGGCATGGAAATAGAATCAGAAGATGAACAAAATCGTTGTCCTAGACCAGATGGATTACCAAAATCTGCTGAGGAAATGATGGAAGAAGAGGAAGCGAAAATGCCTGATTCGTCGTATACTAAGCTTTATAGATCCATGGGAAAGTCACCTGCATGGTATTCTGAAGTACCAGATCATGAAACAGATTGATGATTAGTGCAATTTAACCTGTTTATTTCTTTTTTGTTTGTAGAGAATGATTAATCATGTGAATGTGAATATGTTAGTAGTATGCTAGTTATGCTCCTATATTTGTGaggtttttgtttttgtttaCTTTGGTTATTGCTTTTCATAAACCATGATGTCATGAAATTTCAGGAAGTAATGTATATAACATGTATCTTGTTTTTCACAATTTTAAAGTTTTGATCTAATGGAATGAAGTTTGATATTTTTATATCGGAGCAAACTCTAAACTCTAAATTCTATTAATTCCTcattgttaattttttttttaataaaaaagGGCCTAAAGATTCAGAAttcagaaaaaagaaaagaaaaaaaaactaactTAAACTCTATAACGATATTATGAGAAATATTCCTCTCTAGTTAGACTTTTGTGTAGAGATTACTATTATTCACAGAGGCATCAAATGGTTCATTATAATTTGGTCACAATTTTATATAGTATCACATTTCACAGTGCAATGAGACGAAATTGCATGAGAAATTCTAGTAGGTCAATTTTAGGAATCAACATCAGAAG from Lathyrus oleraceus cultivar Zhongwan6 chromosome 7, CAAS_Psat_ZW6_1.0, whole genome shotgun sequence encodes the following:
- the LOC127108162 gene encoding CCG-binding protein 1: MNSSSLLRPSPPPLLFHRNRFVISSSSRNQSYIPKLEPFSRSKIDRVAKSLPIIEKSEKDLSDYCSTLEGDECYSCWQAYFELKDLQKESPRGDIERLIIQIGGVKSLIGCLHGIAAIHKSKKNGSNLGMEIESEDEQNRCPRPDGLPKSAEEMMEEEEAKMPDSSYTKLYRSMGKSPAWYSEVPDHETD